The nucleotide sequence AAGTACTATAATATTAGAGATCTTatttaattcaaaaaaattatcttaaattttgatcataaaaatacaaatatacaaatcttaatagACAACATGCAAGATGGGTAGCATTTTTGcaagaatatatttttatcttaaatcATAATAATGAAATATGTAATAAGATTGTAGATGCACTAGGAAATACTTACGCTCATAACGAAGATTTTGGAATACAGGAGTTATGCACGAAGAGTGATTAAGAAAATTATGTTATCCAAAATAGTTTTCTCTTTCATAGAACTTAACTTTGTTTTCTTAAATATTCTCTAAGAGAACATGTTATAAAAAATTACTCTGATGGATTAGAAGGTTATTTTGGGAGAGTAAAAATAGTATTTTGGGAGAATATTTTTAGCCTACAAGCTCTATTAAGATGttgcatttgaaaagatataaaaTATGCCAAACTTCAAAAAGATAAATTCAGAATCTCATTTATCAATTCCTAATGCTCATTTGGAAGACATTATTATGGATTTCATAACTGGTATGTAGAAAACTCAAAGAGGTATAGATTCtatctttatttttattaattaatttttaaaaataatacttttaTACATTAAAAAGACCATGGCTGCTTCTTATTTTGCTAACATTTGTTTGAATGAAGTGGTCAAATTTTTTCGAATTCCTAAATCTATTAATAAAGATACTAAATTTTTTAGTCATTTGTTTGATAAGTTTAAGGAAGATTTTTGGCACCATTCTATTATATAGTAATACTTATCATCCTCAAATAGATAGACAAATTGAGATTGTTAAAAGAACCTTGTTGTAAAAAACCAAAATAATATTATCTCATATTACCTCCTGAATTTATTTATAACTCTATGATTAATCGTTATATGAGCAAGAGTCTAtttgagattatttatgatcATATTTCACCTTATTATCTAGACCTTGCTAAAGTACTTGAATCACTTTTATCAATTTGGAAAGGTGAGGATTTTGCTATTACCATGATAAAAATTCATGAATAAGTAAAGAAGAAGCCTTTCAGCTAGCAACTAAGCTTACAGACAAAAGACCAACAAGCATCATTGTATAAAGATTTTAAATAATGAGATCCTGTTGgagtcttgtttttttttttttaaattttaatagggGTTTATAATAAACTTAGAGAGAAGAAAATTGATCTCTATGGAGTTCTCAAGATAATTAATGATAATGCTTATAAGATTAAACTTTCCCCTGAAGTTTATACTTATTCTATTTTTAacatttataaattattattttatcatgacaATAACTCATGTTGTAAGATAATAAATTTCAAGTTCaatctaaataaataataataattcttatcTTGAGATAAttataaaagtttaaaattataaagtaTAATGTATCATGAATTTAGTAAGTATTATAATTTATGTTTGACTTTAAATTATGATTCATTAATTAGATGGTTAAAAAATTCAATGTATAAGGGATAGGGGAAAGAAAGTAAGATTGACGGGTATTTTAGTTTTTAAAACCTTATCAAACTTTTATATTTCAAACTATTAACTCTTAATATCTCTTAAAATATATAGAATTCTTTTTTCTCACCcgtttattaatttttttctttcatatcaatttataaataaataatttaaaaacatttaaaaaataaaataaaattataaataataacatcaagaattttttttataaatataaatatatatatatatatatatatatatatataatcaatattATATGTTCCCCCTTGGCCATCTTGTCGCTGAAGGCTGGTAGGGCTGCGGGTATGTCATGTGTGTAAagagattattattttatttgggtTACATCAAGTGTCCTACTCCCCCCTTTGCCTTGGGTACGAAGCAACCTATAGATTCACCACCtcgccactctctctctctctcttctctctctctcgctcatcCGCAAGCTTCTTCAACTTCGTGGACAAAAGGATCATCATATCGACACATCCCAATGCCCATGTGAGCTCTTATTCCTCGGTTCTCTTTTCCTCCAATTCCACTGCAGGAACAGGGAAAATATCCTGTTTCCATCATTTCATGCTAGAAAATATAGAGACCCAACTCCTCCTTTATTCACCAAATGGTTCAATGTTGTTGGTACACATATTCTGCCATGTAGTAGTTCTTGATGAAGTGGGTGGTCTTCCCTTGGGGAGACAGATCAGACTTGTCTTCTCCCTTGGATCCCTTGTTCGATCCTTCTGTCGATGTTTCATAGTCTTCAGTTTGGTTCTTGGTGATGTGCAGTAACAGCAGCCATGGGCGTTTCCTGCTTTTGCTTTGGTAGCTGAACTGCCAAAATCCAAAAGCTGGTCATCTCCCTCCctccttccctccctccctctcactgtaactctgtgtgtgtgtgtgttttgagaGCCTTTTCCTTTTCCCCATGGGCTTCGGTTAAAGTGGAAGAAGCCGTAATATGTTGTTATATCTAAAGAAGGTCTTTTATAGATCAACAACCCACTCCCAGTTCCTCCTTTTGCAACTCTTAGCatatcctcttctctctctctctctctctctctctctctctctctctctctctctctttcttcccctCCGCTTGTAGTTTTCCGCTTCTTTCCACACCTTGGCTCAGCTGTGTTTCCTGAATTGGATCTGATATTAGTTTCAGATGGGAATAGTATTATTCTTCCTCCATGAATCCCACTTTTCCTCTTGAAGGTCGTCTATTTTCTCTTTCTGCACCACTTGTTCTAattgatgttgttgttgttgttgtttgcaAACGGTTGAATGAGTGTTGAATCAGACTATAACTCTTTCCTCTTCATTTACTTTTAGTTTCAGTTTCTCAATTCTGAAATCAGGAACATATTAAGTATGTTTTGATAGGCTTAATTAGCATCAAGATGACCATCGGCAGGTGATCATGAAGATATGTTCATGAGATTTCCAGCAAGCAAAATTTTGATGCCTGTGTGAAGCAGCCATGAACACAAGTCCTAAAGGCTCAGTCAGCGGTTCCAGTCTCATCGACGCCAAACTCGAAGAGCATCGGGTGTGTGGATCCAAGCAGTGCCCTGGCTGTGGCCACAAGTTCGATCAAAGACCGGTATGAATCTGTCATTCGTCTCATGAATCCTTTCAGCAATTATAAGCAAAGAGTAATTGCGGTTGGTAATTGCAGGACTGGGTTGGATTGCCGGCAGGAGTAAAGTTTGATCCGACAGATCAAGAATTGATAGAGCACTTGGAAGCGAAGGTTAAGGAAGAAGATTTGAGATCCCACCCTCTGATAGATGAGTTCATACCCACAATTGATGGTGAAGATGGCATCTGCTACACCCATCCTGAGAGGCTCCCAGGTTATACAAGTTACATGCAaagcacttctctctctctctctctctctctctctctctctctctttgatcaATTATTATTTTATGCACTTTTCACTTGGTAGAACTATATGTAGTTATTGAGGTATACATGTTTGATTAATGTTAGTCTCTCCTCCATAAGTTCATGGCATCTACAATAGTTTTACAGAAAGTAAAATGATTTATATCCCTGGTGATCTTTTTTTCTGAATTAGAtgcctccctctctccctctctctctctctctctctctctctctctcactctctctctcacacacacacacacacacacacacattcttaAGTTTGTCCAACATCTCATAGGTTGGTTGGCTGGTTTCAGCTCTCAAGATAGTTGCATCTGACAAGAAAATCTCAGCTATGGTCACACCTACCTTCACTGTCTTCTTTGCCTTGGCTTCAGGTGTGACAAGGGATGGCCTAAGCAAGCACTTCTTCCACAGGCCATCCAAGGCCTATACCACAGGCacaaggaagagaagaaaaatccAGTCAGAATGTGACCTTCAGAAGGGCGAGACCAGGTGGCACAAGACTGGAAAGACGAGGCCCGTCATGGTCAATGGGAAGCAGAAGGGGTGCAAGAAGATCCTGGTGCTGTACACCAACTTCGGGAAGCACAGGAAGCCTGAGAAGACCAACTGGGTCATGCACCAGTACCACCTGGGAGagctggaggaggagaaggaaggggaGCTTGTGGTGTCCAAGATATTCTACCAGACCCAACCGAGGCAGTGCAACTTGTCAGAGAGGAGCACAGCAGTTGCAGCAGCCATGGAGGGCATAGACCAAAGAAGGGATAGTGGAAGTGGAAGTTGCTCCTCCAAAGAGGCTGGTGTGTCTGGGTACagtggcatggagatgcaccagcaCATGAAGCCTGATAACTTTAGCTTTGCTCCATTTAGAGAAAGCTTCAATGAGGTAATTCCCACAGGCTTTTGTTCATATCAGTTCAGCAGTTCTCATCCATTTTGTTGAGTTCCATATGCTTCTTCAAGCAATTCATAGTCATCTTAGTTTTCTGAAGGATGCTAACTTATTGATTCTAATCTTCAACATTAAGTAGTCTTAGTAAGAGAATATCTCGGATAAGGTTCATTCACTTCACTTCAATTAAATCTTAGATAGTCACTTTGTAGTTGGTGAATTTACTGATTATTCAGAGttttaattagaaaaaaaaaggaagagaactcAACTtggaattccttttttttttctgatttcttAGTGAGGCATGAAAATTCAGAAGAAATCACATATATGACTTGATTGTTTCTTCAAAATCTATACACGAATGTGGTGTTCTTTGTGCATCTAAACTTAGTTGATGGCACATCTAAACTATCTGGATAACGTAAAGAATAGAGAAGGGCATCTTAGATGAACTCTCACATCAGTTCATTCAAATCACAAGCAACACTTAAAAGCATGGCAGTCTCACTTGGTGCACCTTCCCTACCAAGAACAAGGGGGGAGAAAGAGAAGCAAAAGGGACagaagacacacacacacactgaaAGCGAAGTAGGGAGGGATTTGACCTGGAATTGTTTGGTGAGTGTGCAACAGGTGGCCATGGGAGAGGCACCGAAGGCGAGAGATGAGCACGCAGAGCACGAGCGCCGCGCCAGGCCGCCACCACATTATCTGGCCCAGgagaagcagcagcaacaacgACGGCAACAACGGCAGGGGGCTCCGGCAACAGCTTTCCACATTACCAGGCCGATGAACCCCATCTCGACCGTTATCTCCGCTCCTCCACTCCACCACGCGTCGGTCGTCCTCGGAGACCCATTTCATGTCTCAAGGATCCTTTTCCAAGCTGATAAGTCTCAGGTATGGCAATTGAGTTTGGAAGATAAAATGAGTTCCATTCTCTGTTAATTATATttatcctcttttcttttcttttcctttttttttcttttctttaatagtttagaaaaaaaatctttttctttttgtgggaAAGACACATTTTTTTAGTATAAATCTTTATTTTTCAGTCCCAGAAGAACTGATCTCATGAGTGGAGTCTGATAGATTCTTAATATTTATTTGGGTATTATACCCCAAATAAATTTGGTATTATATTTTACTCT is from Musa acuminata AAA Group cultivar baxijiao chromosome BXJ1-6, Cavendish_Baxijiao_AAA, whole genome shotgun sequence and encodes:
- the LOC135581991 gene encoding NAC domain-containing protein 75-like isoform X2 gives rise to the protein MNTSPKGSVSGSSLIDAKLEEHRVCGSKQCPGCGHKFDQRPDWVGLPAGVKFDPTDQELIEHLEAKVKEEDLRSHPLIDEFIPTIDGEDGICYTHPERLPGVTRDGLSKHFFHRPSKAYTTGTRKRRKIQSECDLQKGETRWHKTGKTRPVMVNGKQKGCKKILVLYTNFGKHRKPEKTNWVMHQYHLGELEEEKEGELVVSKIFYQTQPRQCNLSERSTAVAAAMEGIDQRRDSGSGSCSSKEAGVSGYSGMEMHQHMKPDNFSFAPFRESFNEVAMGEAPKARDEHAEHERRARPPPHYLAQEKQQQQRRQQRQGAPATAFHITRPMNPISTVISAPPLHHASVVLGDPFHVSRILFQADKSQQQQQQQAQRQQQKLEGGSASGLEELVLSCTSAGHRGETPIPHSQETEWQYSYWSSDNPDHHG
- the LOC135581991 gene encoding NAC domain-containing protein 75-like isoform X1, producing MNTSPKGSVSGSSLIDAKLEEHRVCGSKQCPGCGHKFDQRPDWVGLPAGVKFDPTDQELIEHLEAKVKEEDLRSHPLIDEFIPTIDGEDGICYTHPERLPGYTSVTRDGLSKHFFHRPSKAYTTGTRKRRKIQSECDLQKGETRWHKTGKTRPVMVNGKQKGCKKILVLYTNFGKHRKPEKTNWVMHQYHLGELEEEKEGELVVSKIFYQTQPRQCNLSERSTAVAAAMEGIDQRRDSGSGSCSSKEAGVSGYSGMEMHQHMKPDNFSFAPFRESFNEVAMGEAPKARDEHAEHERRARPPPHYLAQEKQQQQRRQQRQGAPATAFHITRPMNPISTVISAPPLHHASVVLGDPFHVSRILFQADKSQQQQQQQAQRQQQKLEGGSASGLEELVLSCTSAGHRGETPIPHSQETEWQYSYWSSDNPDHHG